In Streptomyces sp. NBC_00704, a genomic segment contains:
- the tgmB gene encoding ATP-grasp ribosomal peptide maturase: MTVLILTCEEDVTADMVVVHLNAAGVPVVRFDPADLTHSVALSGEFVHGAFRGHLSSAGRLLSLEGLRSVWVRRPGVPASRAPEPSAWLTEESSQALYGMLRGTGARWMNHPDASLRARHKPWQLRLAQRSGLPVPATLITTFPQAAREFADRYPDLVVKPVSGAHPQDPPRAVPTTRVPPGADFAAVAYGPTLLQRRVAKRADIRLTAVGDRLLAARKETVPGGDPDVVDVRFSPSTTPWRPVEVPPRLAEGVHRYLREAELAYGAFDFAEDADGMWWFLECNQSGQFGFVEVDTGQPIARAIAQWLSGPPAEPGRRHADRCGSTVS, from the coding sequence ATGACCGTGCTCATTCTGACCTGTGAAGAAGACGTCACGGCGGACATGGTGGTCGTGCACCTGAACGCCGCCGGCGTCCCGGTCGTCCGGTTCGACCCCGCCGACCTGACCCATTCCGTCGCGCTGTCCGGCGAGTTCGTGCACGGGGCCTTCCGCGGCCACCTGTCGTCCGCCGGCCGGCTGCTGAGCCTCGAGGGGCTCAGGTCGGTGTGGGTGCGCCGGCCCGGCGTCCCCGCGTCCCGGGCGCCCGAGCCGTCGGCGTGGCTCACGGAGGAGTCCTCACAGGCGCTCTACGGCATGCTCCGAGGTACCGGGGCGCGCTGGATGAACCACCCGGACGCGTCGCTGCGCGCCCGGCACAAGCCCTGGCAGCTCCGGCTGGCGCAGCGCAGCGGCCTTCCGGTGCCCGCCACGCTCATCACCACGTTCCCGCAGGCGGCGCGCGAGTTCGCGGACCGCTACCCGGATCTGGTGGTCAAGCCGGTGTCCGGGGCGCATCCGCAGGATCCGCCCCGCGCGGTGCCCACCACCCGGGTGCCGCCGGGCGCGGACTTCGCCGCCGTGGCCTACGGCCCGACGCTGCTCCAGCGCCGGGTGGCCAAGCGGGCCGACATACGGCTGACGGCCGTCGGCGACCGGCTGCTGGCCGCCCGCAAGGAGACGGTCCCCGGCGGCGATCCCGACGTGGTGGACGTGCGCTTCTCGCCGTCGACCACGCCCTGGCGCCCCGTCGAGGTCCCGCCGCGGCTCGCGGAAGGCGTGCACAGATATCTGCGGGAGGCGGAACTGGCTTACGGCGCCTTCGACTTCGCGGAGGACGCCGACGGCATGTGGTGGTTCCTGGAGTGCAACCAGTCGGGGCAGTTCGGCTTCGTGGAGGTGGACACCGGCCAGCCGATCGCCCGCGCCATCGCGCAGTGGCTGTCCGGGCCGCCCGCGGAGCCCGGCCGCCGGCACGCCGACCGGTGCGGCTCGACCGTCTCGTGA
- a CDS encoding branched-chain amino acid ABC transporter permease, translating to MPRSGLPAGAVRRGAAALLTALLLCAPPFYLDAFWLRTGLFAMAAAIGAVGLGLLAGTAGQLSLGHAFFLAVGAYGYTWLAGEPGPGLPPALAALLAVLLAGAAGGLFSPVAGRVRGIYLGVATLALVFLGHHVLLTADSVTGGFNGRSVPPLTVGGFSFAADAPPLAVLGVPFGAEERLWFLGLALVAATWWTARGLLRGRPGRALAALRDSETAASVMGVDVARYRSAAFVVSSMYAGLAGVLLALVFRRVVPDYFGLALSVDYLAMIVIGGLGSVAGAVAGAAFVTALPLLMTRYADQLPLVTAPGAADAGVGPTEAARYLYGAAIVLVLLYAPDGLHGLVRRLGARLRPASPPVPPNPSPSASASAVRAKEPTP from the coding sequence CTGCCCAGGAGCGGCCTCCCCGCCGGCGCGGTCCGCAGGGGGGCGGCGGCCCTGCTGACCGCGCTCCTGCTCTGCGCGCCGCCCTTCTACCTGGACGCCTTCTGGCTGCGCACCGGCCTGTTCGCCATGGCCGCCGCGATCGGCGCCGTCGGCCTCGGCCTCCTCGCGGGCACCGCGGGCCAGCTCTCCCTCGGGCACGCCTTCTTCCTCGCCGTGGGCGCCTACGGCTACACGTGGCTGGCGGGAGAGCCCGGGCCCGGCCTCCCGCCCGCGCTCGCGGCCCTCCTCGCCGTGCTGCTCGCCGGAGCGGCCGGCGGGCTGTTCAGCCCCGTCGCCGGGCGGGTGCGCGGCATCTACCTGGGCGTCGCGACCCTCGCCCTGGTCTTCCTGGGCCACCATGTGCTGCTCACCGCCGACTCCGTCACCGGCGGCTTCAACGGCCGCTCGGTGCCGCCGCTGACCGTCGGCGGGTTCTCCTTCGCCGCCGACGCCCCGCCCCTCGCCGTCCTCGGAGTGCCGTTCGGCGCGGAGGAACGCCTGTGGTTCCTGGGCCTGGCCCTGGTGGCGGCCACCTGGTGGACCGCCCGCGGACTGCTGCGCGGACGCCCCGGCCGCGCCCTGGCCGCGCTCCGCGACAGCGAGACCGCGGCCTCCGTCATGGGCGTCGACGTCGCCCGGTACCGGTCGGCGGCCTTCGTGGTGTCGTCGATGTACGCCGGCCTGGCCGGAGTGCTGCTCGCGCTGGTCTTCCGCCGGGTCGTGCCCGACTACTTCGGACTGGCGCTCTCCGTCGACTACCTGGCCATGATCGTCATCGGCGGTCTGGGCTCGGTCGCCGGAGCCGTCGCCGGCGCCGCCTTCGTCACCGCGCTGCCCCTGCTCATGACCCGCTACGCCGACCAACTGCCCCTGGTCACCGCGCCAGGGGCCGCCGACGCCGGGGTCGGACCCACCGAGGCGGCCCGCTACCTCTACGGCGCGGCGATCGTCCTGGTCCTGCTGTACGCCCCCGACGGACTGCACGGTCTCGTGCGCCGGCTGGGCGCGCGCCTGCGCCCGGCCTCCCCGCCCGTCCCGCCGAACCCGAGCCCCTCCGCCTCAGCCTCCGCCGTCCGAGCCAAGGAGCCCACCCCGTGA
- a CDS encoding DUF5133 domain-containing protein → MIVPDPKVARTLLTRYATLRIAQAERETPQAARELQDVTYTLCVLMGTPDVREAVAAADALLESAAATPAQEAEHADATANAGNGLSLAV, encoded by the coding sequence GTGATCGTTCCGGACCCGAAGGTCGCCAGGACGCTGCTGACCCGCTACGCCACGCTGAGGATCGCTCAGGCGGAGCGGGAGACGCCACAGGCGGCTCGAGAGCTTCAGGACGTGACATACACCTTGTGCGTGCTGATGGGCACGCCCGACGTCCGGGAGGCGGTCGCCGCGGCGGACGCCCTGCTGGAGTCGGCGGCGGCGACGCCCGCGCAGGAAGCCGAGCACGCCGACGCCACCGCGAACGCCGGGAACGGACTGTCCCTGGCGGTGTGA
- a CDS encoding (2Fe-2S)-binding protein, which yields MGTEHGPRSSPHRSDTTLRVNGKPHTLSVDHRRVLLDLLREDLDLTGAKKGCDHGQCGACTVLVDGRRVNSCLLLAVTLDGCDVTTVEGLSGDGEGPHPLQRAFLERDAFQCGYCTPGQICSAVGMLAEAEAGHPSRVTHPSAPSGRPVPLDRDEIRERLSGNLCRCGAYPRIVDAVEDVNPAGHHPRT from the coding sequence ATGGGCACCGAGCACGGCCCCCGGTCATCGCCCCACCGCTCCGACACGACGCTGCGCGTCAACGGCAAGCCCCACACCCTCTCCGTCGACCACCGGCGCGTCCTGCTGGACCTGCTGCGCGAGGACCTCGACCTCACCGGGGCGAAGAAGGGCTGCGACCACGGGCAGTGCGGCGCCTGCACGGTCCTCGTCGACGGCCGCCGCGTCAACAGCTGCCTGCTGCTCGCCGTCACCCTGGACGGCTGCGACGTGACGACCGTCGAGGGCCTCTCCGGGGACGGCGAGGGCCCTCACCCGCTGCAACGGGCCTTCCTGGAACGCGACGCCTTCCAGTGCGGCTACTGCACGCCCGGACAGATCTGCTCGGCGGTCGGCATGCTCGCCGAGGCGGAGGCCGGGCACCCCTCCCGCGTCACGCACCCGTCCGCGCCGTCCGGCCGGCCCGTCCCCCTGGACCGCGACGAGATCCGCGAGCGGCTCAGCGGCAACCTGTGCCGGTGCGGCGCGTACCCCCGCATCGTCGACGCGGTCGAGGACGTGAACCCGGCCGGCCACCACCCGAGGACGTGA
- the tgmA gene encoding putative ATP-grasp-modified RiPP yields the protein MKPFTLNYARPAAELEFATPYAYDHGLQLNVLFDGRIAARDHALLRELGTTTSTAGSKTHFDD from the coding sequence ATGAAACCGTTCACGCTCAACTACGCACGCCCTGCGGCGGAGTTGGAGTTCGCCACTCCGTACGCCTACGATCACGGACTGCAGTTGAACGTACTCTTCGACGGTCGGATCGCCGCGCGCGACCACGCCCTTCTGAGAGAACTCGGGACCACGACCTCGACGGCGGGCTCCAAGACCCACTTCGACGACTGA
- a CDS encoding xanthine dehydrogenase family protein molybdopterin-binding subunit, producing MTALGAPAERREGPDKVTGAARYAAEHHLPGRLFARPVPATVARGRVTGFDVSAALALPGVVAVLTPDDAPRLADPDDATLTVLQDREVPHRGWFVALVVADSPEAARAGAGAVRVDYAVEAHDVVLREGHPRAYVPEELNGTYPGERRKGDAEGAFAAADVRVDVGYRVPPLHNHPMEPHASTAHWDGERLTVHTSSQGTTAVRATLARMFGLAQERVTVTAEHVGGGFGSKGTPRPDVVLAALASRHTGRPVTVVLPRRVMPTSVGHRAPTLHRLRLGADHDGRLTSLTHEVTTHTSRIKEFVEYAAVPAGVMYAAPHRHTVHRVVRLDVPTPSWMRAPGEAPGMYALESAMDELADALGMDPVELRVRNEPDAEPDSGRPFSSRHLVECLREGARRFGWEGRDPRPRARADGPWLLGTGVAAATYPVQVYPSTAAARALPDGSFLVEVNAADIGTGARTVLAQVAADALDAPLDRVRIRVGSSDLPSAPVAGGSSGTASWGWAVHEACARLAARLAAHGGPLPEQGLRERADTEGTADAESDFARHAFGAHFAEAAVDTVTGEVRVRRLLGVYAAGRILNPRTARSQFVGGMTMGLGMALTEGSTMDAAFGDFPESDLAGYHVPAHADVPDIEAHWIDEHDPHLNPVGGKGIGEIGIVGTAAAVGNAVHHATGVRFRELPLTPDRVLTALLEPGRPGTA from the coding sequence ATGACCGCCCTGGGCGCCCCGGCCGAGCGGCGCGAAGGCCCGGACAAGGTCACCGGCGCCGCCCGCTACGCCGCCGAACACCACCTGCCCGGGCGGCTGTTCGCCCGTCCGGTGCCCGCGACGGTGGCGCGCGGCCGGGTGACCGGCTTCGACGTCTCGGCGGCGCTGGCGCTGCCCGGCGTCGTCGCCGTCCTCACGCCCGACGACGCCCCCCGGCTGGCCGACCCGGACGACGCCACCCTCACCGTGCTCCAGGACCGGGAGGTGCCGCACCGGGGCTGGTTCGTCGCCCTGGTGGTGGCCGACAGCCCGGAGGCGGCGCGGGCCGGGGCCGGCGCGGTCCGCGTGGACTACGCGGTGGAGGCCCACGACGTCGTGCTGCGCGAGGGGCACCCGCGCGCGTACGTCCCGGAGGAGCTGAACGGCACGTATCCGGGCGAGCGCCGCAAGGGCGACGCGGAGGGCGCGTTCGCCGCCGCGGACGTACGGGTCGACGTCGGCTACCGGGTGCCGCCGCTGCACAACCACCCCATGGAGCCGCACGCCAGCACCGCGCACTGGGACGGCGAGCGGCTCACCGTCCACACCTCCAGCCAGGGGACCACCGCCGTGCGCGCCACGCTCGCCCGGATGTTCGGGCTCGCGCAGGAGCGGGTCACGGTGACCGCCGAGCACGTCGGCGGCGGCTTCGGCTCCAAGGGCACGCCCCGGCCGGACGTGGTGCTCGCCGCGCTGGCCTCGCGGCACACCGGCCGCCCGGTCACCGTCGTGCTGCCCCGGCGGGTGATGCCCACCTCCGTCGGCCACCGGGCGCCCACGCTGCACCGGCTGCGGCTGGGCGCGGACCACGACGGCCGGCTGACGTCCCTCACCCACGAGGTGACCACGCACACGTCGCGGATCAAGGAGTTCGTCGAGTACGCGGCCGTCCCCGCCGGCGTCATGTACGCCGCCCCGCACCGGCACACCGTGCACCGCGTGGTCCGCCTGGACGTCCCGACGCCGTCGTGGATGCGCGCTCCCGGCGAGGCGCCCGGCATGTACGCCCTGGAGTCGGCCATGGACGAACTGGCCGACGCGCTGGGCATGGACCCGGTCGAACTACGCGTGCGCAACGAGCCGGACGCCGAACCCGACAGCGGCAGACCGTTCAGCAGCCGTCATCTCGTCGAATGCCTGCGCGAGGGCGCCCGCCGGTTCGGCTGGGAGGGCCGCGACCCCCGGCCCCGGGCGCGCGCCGACGGGCCGTGGCTGCTCGGGACGGGCGTGGCCGCCGCCACCTATCCCGTGCAGGTGTACCCGTCGACCGCCGCCGCGCGGGCGCTGCCCGACGGATCCTTCCTCGTCGAGGTGAACGCCGCCGACATCGGCACCGGCGCCCGCACGGTCCTGGCGCAGGTCGCGGCCGACGCCCTGGACGCGCCCCTGGACCGGGTGCGGATCCGGGTGGGCAGCAGCGACCTGCCGTCGGCGCCGGTGGCGGGCGGCTCCTCGGGCACCGCCTCCTGGGGCTGGGCCGTCCACGAGGCCTGCGCCCGGCTCGCCGCCCGACTCGCCGCGCACGGGGGCCCGTTGCCCGAGCAGGGGCTGCGGGAACGCGCCGACACCGAGGGGACGGCCGACGCCGAGAGCGATTTCGCACGGCACGCCTTCGGCGCGCACTTCGCCGAGGCCGCCGTGGACACGGTGACGGGTGAGGTGCGGGTGCGCAGGCTGCTCGGCGTGTACGCGGCCGGGCGCATCCTCAACCCGCGCACGGCGCGCTCCCAGTTCGTCGGCGGCATGACCATGGGCCTGGGCATGGCGCTGACCGAGGGCAGCACCATGGACGCCGCCTTCGGCGACTTCCCCGAGTCCGACCTCGCCGGCTATCACGTGCCCGCGCACGCCGACGTGCCCGACATCGAGGCGCACTGGATCGACGAACACGATCCGCACCTCAACCCCGTGGGCGGCAAGGGCATCGGCGAGATCGGCATCGTGGGCACGGCGGCCGCCGTCGGCAACGCCGTGCACCACGCCACGGGCGTCCGCTTCCGCGAACTGCCCCTGACCCCCGACCGCGTCCTGACAGCCCTGCTGGAGCCCGGCCGCCCCGGCACCGCCTGA
- a CDS encoding branched-chain amino acid ABC transporter permease, which yields MTALLDSVLAGLALGAVYALVALGFVVIFKASGVLDFAHGSLLLFGGYLIAVLHDDLGFAGALAVSVLATAALAGALDRLLLQRGDPDPRAAHVQTIVTIGVDIVLLTDLSRRIGGDLLTLGDPWGDSVTRLGPVTVADSRLAAIAVAALAIAAVFALFRFTPWGLALRAAAEDREAAALMGVRLSRVRMLAWCLAGALAALAAVFLAAFPAPGLERTTGQIALKAFPAAILGGLASPPGALAGSLIIGLTEALAAGYQSELHVLGDGFGDVAPYAVMVAVLLVRPTGLFGAKEATRV from the coding sequence ATGACCGCCCTCCTCGACAGCGTCCTCGCCGGCCTGGCCCTGGGCGCGGTGTACGCCCTGGTCGCGCTCGGCTTCGTCGTCATCTTCAAGGCGTCCGGGGTGCTCGACTTCGCCCACGGCTCGCTGCTGCTGTTCGGCGGCTACCTGATCGCCGTCCTCCACGACGACCTCGGCTTCGCGGGCGCCCTCGCGGTGTCCGTCCTGGCGACCGCCGCCCTCGCCGGCGCCCTGGACCGGCTGCTGCTGCAACGCGGCGACCCCGACCCCAGGGCCGCCCACGTCCAGACGATCGTCACCATCGGCGTGGACATCGTGCTGCTCACCGACCTGTCCCGGCGCATCGGCGGCGACCTGCTCACCCTCGGCGACCCCTGGGGCGACTCGGTGACCCGGCTGGGACCCGTGACCGTCGCCGACAGCCGGCTCGCCGCGATCGCCGTCGCCGCACTCGCCATCGCGGCCGTGTTCGCCCTGTTCCGGTTCACGCCCTGGGGCCTGGCGCTGCGCGCCGCCGCCGAGGACCGGGAAGCGGCCGCCCTCATGGGGGTGCGGCTGAGCCGGGTGCGGATGCTCGCCTGGTGCCTGGCCGGCGCCCTCGCCGCACTGGCCGCCGTGTTCCTCGCCGCGTTCCCGGCTCCCGGACTGGAGCGCACCACCGGGCAGATCGCCCTCAAGGCCTTCCCCGCGGCGATCCTCGGCGGCCTCGCCTCCCCGCCCGGCGCCCTGGCGGGCAGCCTGATCATCGGCCTGACCGAAGCCCTCGCGGCGGGCTACCAGTCCGAACTGCACGTCCTGGGCGACGGGTTCGGCGACGTGGCCCCCTACGCGGTGATGGTGGCCGTGTTGCTGGTGCGGCCCACCGGGCTGTTCGGCGCGAAGGAGGCCACCCGTGTCTGA
- a CDS encoding FAD binding domain-containing protein produces the protein MESFAYVRAGSLAEAAEAFAEHPGARYLGGGTNLVDLMKLGVERPTALVDVTRLPLDGVTELPDGSLRVGALVRNSDLAAHPRVRDGWPALSQSLLAGASGQLRNAATTGGNLLQRTRCPYFQDVSKPCNKRRPGSGCGARDGVHRDHAVLGHSDQCIATHPSDMAVALAALDAEVELYGTAGVRRVAAADFHRLPGAQPERDTVIEPGELVTAVLLPAASAGVPSAYRKARDRASYAFALASVAAVLEVADGVVARVGIAFGALAHRPWRARLAEEALLGAAPTRAAFERAADLELAEARPLRDNAYKLPLARNLAIDVLSRLVPAEEEAA, from the coding sequence GTGGAATCCTTCGCCTACGTACGGGCCGGCAGTCTCGCGGAGGCCGCCGAGGCCTTCGCCGAACACCCCGGCGCGCGCTATCTCGGCGGCGGCACCAACCTCGTCGACCTGATGAAGCTCGGGGTGGAACGCCCCACCGCGCTCGTCGACGTCACCCGGCTCCCGCTGGACGGCGTCACGGAGCTGCCGGACGGCTCGCTGCGCGTCGGGGCCCTGGTGCGCAACAGCGACCTGGCGGCCCACCCGCGCGTCCGTGACGGCTGGCCGGCCCTGTCCCAGTCGCTGCTGGCGGGCGCGTCGGGCCAGCTGCGCAACGCCGCCACCACCGGCGGCAACCTGCTCCAGCGCACCCGCTGCCCGTACTTCCAGGACGTGTCCAAGCCGTGCAACAAACGGCGGCCGGGCAGCGGCTGCGGCGCCCGCGACGGCGTCCACCGCGACCACGCGGTGCTCGGGCACTCCGACCAGTGCATCGCCACCCATCCGTCGGACATGGCCGTGGCCCTCGCCGCGCTGGACGCCGAGGTCGAGCTGTACGGCACGGCCGGGGTGCGCAGGGTGGCGGCGGCCGACTTCCACCGGCTGCCCGGCGCGCAACCGGAGCGGGACACCGTGATCGAGCCGGGCGAGCTGGTCACCGCCGTCCTGCTGCCGGCCGCGTCGGCCGGTGTGCCGTCCGCGTACCGCAAGGCCCGCGACCGGGCCTCGTACGCCTTCGCGCTGGCCTCCGTCGCGGCCGTTCTGGAGGTCGCGGACGGCGTCGTCGCGCGGGTCGGGATCGCCTTCGGGGCGCTGGCCCACCGGCCCTGGCGGGCGAGGCTGGCCGAGGAGGCGCTGCTGGGCGCGGCGCCCACGCGGGCCGCGTTCGAGCGGGCCGCCGACCTGGAGCTGGCCGAGGCCCGGCCGCTGCGCGACAACGCCTACAAACTGCCGCTGGCCCGCAACCTGGCCATCGACGTCCTGTCGCGGCTCGTCCCCGCCGAGGAGGAGGCCGCATGA
- a CDS encoding ABC transporter ATP-binding protein — protein sequence MSVRDVTVRFAGLTALDTVSFTVAPGTVHALIGPNGAGKSTCFNVLSGLYRPASGQVTLGGTPLTGLAPHRVAALGVARTFQNIVTTEGTVADNLMLGRHVLSRAGFAASALRLPGVSREQRAHRERAREIAELTGLGGHFDTPVGLLSYGDRKRVELARALCLEPRVLLLDEPVAGMNGAERARTAETVDAVRAELGLSVVLVEHDMGLVMRLADEVTVLDFGRRIAHGAPDEIRRHPDVLRAYLGTPGEDPA from the coding sequence CTGAGCGTGCGGGACGTGACCGTGCGCTTCGCCGGCCTGACCGCCCTGGACACGGTGTCCTTCACCGTCGCCCCGGGTACCGTGCACGCCCTGATCGGCCCCAACGGCGCGGGCAAGTCCACCTGCTTCAACGTCCTGTCGGGCCTGTACCGCCCGGCGTCCGGCCAGGTCACGCTCGGCGGCACCCCCCTCACCGGGCTCGCACCCCACCGCGTCGCCGCCCTCGGCGTGGCCCGCACCTTCCAGAACATCGTCACCACCGAGGGCACCGTGGCCGACAACCTGATGCTCGGCCGGCACGTCCTGTCCCGTGCGGGCTTCGCGGCGAGCGCGCTGCGCCTGCCCGGCGTCTCGCGCGAGCAGCGCGCCCACCGCGAGCGGGCCCGCGAGATCGCCGAACTCACCGGCCTCGGGGGCCACTTCGACACCCCCGTCGGCCTGCTCTCGTACGGCGACCGCAAGCGCGTCGAACTCGCCCGCGCCCTGTGCCTGGAGCCGCGCGTCCTGCTGCTCGACGAGCCCGTCGCCGGCATGAACGGCGCCGAACGCGCCCGCACCGCAGAGACGGTGGACGCCGTGCGCGCCGAACTCGGCCTGTCCGTCGTGCTGGTCGAGCACGACATGGGACTGGTGATGCGCCTCGCCGACGAGGTCACCGTCCTCGACTTCGGCCGCCGCATCGCCCACGGCGCCCCCGACGAGATCCGCCGCCATCCCGACGTGCTGCGCGCCTACCTCGGCACGCCCGGAGAGGACCCCGCATGA
- a CDS encoding ABC transporter substrate-binding protein, whose amino-acid sequence MNRTHHRHRTPAVLAAALAALLVTATGCSSKADGGGASEDADGVRTGPGVTAKTLRLGALTDLTGPYATLGKSIVQAQQMWADETNAAGGVCGRKVEIVVKDHGYDVQKAVTAYADLAPDVVALPQVIGSPVVAALLDDIERDHLLTFPQAWAASLLGHDSVQVIGTTYDVDMIAAVDFLTRTKGLAAGDAVGHVYFEGDYGANALQGSTWAAQRAGLKIVPQKIKATDTDLTAQVSALRKAGVKAVLISAGPAQTASLVGVAASRGLRVPVVSSAPGFAPQLMKTPAAPALAAMLDVVSAAPAVSSDLPGVKAMAAAYAKKYPGSPVDSGVLSGYNAAELLGADLKKACAAGSLAREDVVKAHRSQKSADTGLGSPQDFSDVDRPAALASYVLKPDAKAVGGLVGVEDAHRAPGVTEYLANRS is encoded by the coding sequence GTGAACCGCACGCACCACCGACACCGCACCCCCGCCGTCCTCGCCGCCGCGCTCGCGGCCCTGCTCGTCACGGCCACCGGCTGTAGCTCCAAGGCGGACGGCGGCGGCGCCTCCGAGGACGCCGACGGCGTCAGGACCGGCCCCGGCGTCACCGCGAAGACCCTCAGACTCGGCGCCCTCACCGACCTCACCGGCCCCTACGCCACCCTCGGCAAGTCCATCGTGCAGGCGCAGCAGATGTGGGCCGACGAGACCAACGCCGCCGGCGGCGTCTGCGGACGCAAGGTCGAGATCGTGGTCAAGGACCACGGCTACGACGTCCAGAAGGCGGTCACCGCCTACGCCGACCTCGCCCCCGACGTGGTGGCGCTGCCGCAGGTCATCGGATCGCCCGTGGTCGCGGCCCTCCTCGACGACATCGAGCGCGACCACCTGCTGACCTTCCCGCAGGCCTGGGCGGCCTCCCTGCTGGGCCACGACTCCGTCCAGGTCATCGGCACCACCTACGACGTCGACATGATCGCCGCCGTCGACTTCCTCACCCGGACCAAGGGGCTCGCCGCGGGCGACGCGGTCGGGCACGTCTACTTCGAGGGCGACTACGGCGCCAACGCCCTCCAGGGCTCCACCTGGGCGGCCCAGCGCGCCGGCCTGAAGATCGTCCCGCAGAAGATCAAGGCGACCGACACCGACCTCACCGCGCAGGTGTCGGCGTTGCGCAAGGCGGGCGTGAAGGCCGTCCTGATCAGCGCGGGCCCCGCCCAGACCGCCTCCCTGGTCGGCGTCGCCGCCTCACGGGGCCTGCGCGTGCCCGTGGTCAGCAGCGCGCCCGGCTTCGCGCCGCAGCTGATGAAGACCCCCGCCGCGCCGGCGCTGGCCGCCATGCTGGACGTGGTCAGCGCGGCCCCCGCCGTCAGCTCGGACCTGCCCGGCGTCAAGGCGATGGCCGCCGCGTACGCGAAGAAGTACCCCGGCTCCCCGGTCGACTCGGGCGTGCTGTCCGGCTACAACGCCGCCGAACTGCTGGGCGCCGACCTGAAGAAGGCCTGCGCGGCGGGCAGCCTCGCGCGCGAGGACGTGGTGAAGGCGCACCGCTCGCAGAAGAGCGCCGACACCGGGCTCGGCTCCCCGCAGGACTTCTCCGACGTCGACCGGCCCGCCGCCCTGGCGTCCTACGTCCTCAAGCCGGACGCGAAGGCGGTCGGCGGCCTGGTCGGCGTCGAGGACGCGCACCGGGCGCCGGGCGTCACGGAGTACCTGGCGAACCGCTCCTGA
- a CDS encoding YkvA family protein has translation MDAPTTLVVVAAVAAAALFAVAATVLVRLVRARRGLRRAGLPTGPRWVFWGAVLYFVLPTDLLPDPVYLDDIGVLLLALRTLRRAPGNSPEQLAD, from the coding sequence GTGGATGCGCCAACCACGCTCGTCGTCGTCGCGGCGGTGGCCGCCGCGGCCCTGTTCGCCGTGGCCGCCACGGTGCTGGTGCGCCTGGTCCGGGCCCGACGCGGCCTGAGGCGGGCGGGACTGCCCACCGGCCCGCGCTGGGTCTTCTGGGGGGCGGTCCTGTACTTCGTGCTCCCCACCGACCTCCTCCCGGACCCCGTGTACCTCGACGACATCGGCGTCCTCCTGCTGGCCCTGCGCACCCTGCGCCGCGCGCCCGGGAACAGCCCCGAACAGCTCGCCGACTGA
- a CDS encoding ABC transporter ATP-binding protein yields MPEAPPQERPALHVEGLDVTYGRALSALRSVSLSVPHGAVVALLGANGAGKSTLLRAVSGTLRLHRGAVTAGLVRYGETVLDGRDPVAAVRAGVVQVPEGRRVFAGLTVEENLRSGGLGLGRRAPAQVREARDRVYTLFPVLAERGRQQAGLLSGGEQQMLAIGRALMAAPRLLLLDEPSLGLAPRMVFRIAEVIREINAQGTAVLLVEQNAGMALSLASHAHVLEVGEIRLSGPADDLARTDAVRRLYLGDPAGDQGAA; encoded by the coding sequence ATGCCCGAAGCACCCCCACAGGAGCGGCCCGCGCTGCACGTCGAAGGTCTCGACGTGACGTACGGGAGGGCCTTGTCGGCCCTGCGTTCCGTGTCCCTGAGCGTCCCGCACGGCGCGGTGGTGGCGCTGCTCGGCGCCAACGGCGCCGGCAAGTCCACGCTGCTGCGGGCGGTGTCGGGCACCCTGCGTCTGCACCGCGGCGCCGTCACCGCCGGCCTCGTCCGCTACGGGGAGACCGTCCTGGACGGCCGCGACCCGGTCGCGGCGGTGCGGGCCGGCGTCGTCCAGGTCCCGGAAGGGCGCCGTGTCTTCGCCGGTCTGACCGTCGAGGAGAACCTGCGCTCCGGCGGACTCGGCCTCGGACGGCGGGCCCCCGCGCAGGTCCGCGAGGCCCGGGACCGCGTGTACACGCTCTTCCCCGTGCTCGCCGAGCGCGGACGCCAGCAGGCGGGGCTGCTGTCCGGCGGCGAGCAGCAGATGCTCGCCATCGGCCGGGCCCTGATGGCGGCGCCCCGGCTGCTGCTGCTCGACGAGCCCTCCCTGGGCCTCGCGCCGCGCATGGTGTTCCGGATCGCCGAGGTGATCCGCGAGATCAACGCCCAGGGCACGGCCGTCCTGCTGGTCGAGCAGAACGCGGGCATGGCCCTGTCGCTCGCCAGCCACGCCCACGTCCTGGAGGTGGGGGAGATCCGGCTCTCCGGACCGGCCGACGACCTCGCCCGCACCGACGCGGTACGCCGCCTCTACCTCGGCGACCCGGCCGGCGACCAGGGGGCCGCGTGA